Proteins co-encoded in one Streptococcus ruminicola genomic window:
- a CDS encoding alpha/beta fold hydrolase yields the protein MKKMQIDNPNGSIAYWKSDVFVLSRDTLFFLHGLTADHTMFEQQFLFFENDYNIIAWDAPAHGESRPYVSFTYGEAANAIKTILTECGISQVILIGQSMGGFISQAFIRRYPEMVKAFVSIDSSPYGNYYSKSDMWWLHQIEWMAKLFPEKLLKSSIVKKNTITKWGRENMATMIAKYDKAELCHLMGIGYAGFLEDNQELSIPCPTLLIVGEKDTTGKVKAYNREWSKRTGFRLVWIADSAHNSNVDNPVTVNKQIAAFLNTLR from the coding sequence ATGAAGAAAATGCAGATTGATAATCCCAATGGAAGTATTGCTTACTGGAAATCAGATGTCTTTGTTTTATCCAGAGATACTCTGTTCTTTCTTCATGGATTGACAGCAGATCATACGATGTTTGAACAACAATTTTTATTTTTTGAAAATGATTATAATATCATCGCATGGGATGCACCAGCACATGGGGAGTCTCGCCCTTACGTCTCTTTTACCTATGGTGAGGCTGCAAATGCCATAAAAACAATCCTTACTGAATGTGGTATATCGCAGGTTATTCTAATCGGACAGTCTATGGGCGGGTTTATCTCGCAGGCGTTCATAAGGCGATATCCAGAAATGGTGAAGGCCTTTGTATCCATTGACTCATCACCGTATGGCAATTACTATTCAAAATCTGATATGTGGTGGCTACATCAAATTGAGTGGATGGCAAAATTATTCCCTGAGAAATTATTGAAATCATCTATTGTGAAGAAAAATACTATCACGAAATGGGGTCGAGAAAATATGGCAACAATGATTGCCAAGTATGATAAAGCGGAGCTGTGCCATCTCATGGGAATTGGATATGCAGGGTTCCTAGAAGATAATCAAGAACTGTCTATACCTTGTCCGACACTTTTGATAGTAGGTGAAAAGGATACCACAGGTAAGGTGAAAGCCTATAACAGAGAATGGTCTAAAAGAACAGGATTTCGGTTAGTTTGGATTGCTGATTCTGCCCATAATTCCAATGTTGATAATCCTGTAACAGTGAATAAACAGATTGCCGCTTTTCTTAACACTTTGAGATAA
- a CDS encoding ABC transporter ATP-binding protein, translated as MSDKEIAVKVDHVSKYFKLPTEATHSLRTALVNRFKGVKGYREQHVLKDISFDVHKGDFFGIVGRNGSGKSTLLKIISQIYVPEKGTVTVNGKMVSFIELGVGFNPELTGRENVYMNGAMLGFTTEEIDAMYDDIVEFAELEDFMNQKLKNYSSGMQVRLAFSVAIKAQGDVLILDEVLAVGDEAFQRKCNDYFMERKESGKTTILVTHDMGAVKKYCNRAVLIENGLVKAYGDPFDVANQYSYDNTAPLKETQKEQNQGDSAEKVKPKVENFKLELLSSNQITPNDDINFKIEYDVMEDVETYIGLSLTDIDRNVWIYNDNTLDNKTKEIGHKTAYYSCKLSSVNNLKLKLEVTVRDVDGNMLAFTDATTNPIIVINRDDIASDDISALDSATGIIQRNGTWKFK; from the coding sequence ATGTCAGATAAAGAAATTGCAGTAAAAGTTGATCATGTTAGTAAATATTTTAAACTACCAACTGAAGCAACTCATAGTTTACGTACAGCTCTAGTTAATCGTTTTAAAGGAGTCAAAGGTTATCGTGAGCAACATGTCTTAAAAGATATTTCATTTGATGTTCACAAAGGAGATTTCTTTGGGATTGTTGGTCGTAATGGTTCTGGTAAATCAACACTTTTGAAAATCATTTCACAAATCTATGTTCCAGAAAAAGGAACAGTTACGGTTAATGGTAAAATGGTGTCATTTATTGAGCTTGGAGTTGGTTTTAACCCTGAATTGACAGGACGAGAAAATGTCTACATGAACGGTGCCATGCTTGGGTTCACAACTGAGGAAATCGATGCCATGTATGATGACATCGTTGAGTTTGCTGAGCTAGAAGATTTCATGAATCAAAAGCTAAAAAACTACTCAAGTGGTATGCAAGTTCGTTTAGCGTTTTCAGTTGCCATTAAAGCTCAAGGTGATGTGCTCATTCTTGATGAAGTGCTTGCCGTAGGTGATGAAGCTTTCCAACGTAAGTGTAATGATTATTTCATGGAACGTAAAGAAAGTGGCAAGACAACAATTCTTGTTACCCACGATATGGGAGCAGTTAAGAAGTATTGTAACCGCGCTGTTCTTATTGAAAACGGTTTGGTTAAAGCATATGGTGATCCGTTTGATGTTGCCAACCAATACAGCTACGATAATACAGCTCCTTTGAAGGAAACTCAGAAGGAACAAAATCAAGGTGATAGTGCTGAAAAAGTAAAACCAAAGGTTGAAAATTTCAAGCTAGAATTATTATCTTCTAATCAGATTACTCCAAATGATGATATTAATTTTAAAATTGAGTATGATGTGATGGAAGACGTTGAAACATATATTGGACTATCGTTAACTGATATTGATCGTAATGTATGGATTTATAATGATAACACATTGGATAATAAGACTAAGGAAATTGGACATAAAACAGCTTATTATTCATGTAAATTATCTTCAGTCAACAATTTGAAATTAAAATTGGAAGTGACTGTTAGAGACGTTGATGGAAACATGCTCGCATTTACGGATGCTACAACAAATCCTATTATTGTAATCAACAGAGATGATATTGCATCGGATGATATTTCTGCTTTAGATTCTGCAACAGGTATAATTCAAAGAAATGGAACTTGGAAGTTTAAATGA
- the dnaG gene encoding DNA primase codes for MGIVRGGDLLAIDKELITEIKNSVNIVDVIGEVVNLTRAGRNYIGLCPFHKEKTPSFNVIEDKQFFHCFGCGKSGDVYKFLEEYHQISFLESVHRVAERAGIPLQVETQQAQAKPQNPNQVLIDIHKDAAKFYNAVLKTTKEGQEAKAYLAQRGLTDELIDYFNIGLSPNEPDFLYQSLAKRYEENALMASGLFNLSERTNRVYDAFQNRIMFPLTDDNGQVVAFSGRIWTKEDLDSQQAKYKNTRSTALFNKSYELYHLDKARPVMSKKHEVYLMEGFMDVIAAYRAGIENAVASMGTALTPEHVRHLKRYAKKVILTYDGDNAGQNAIAKSLELLKDFNVEIVRVPEQMDPDEFIQKNSPQALANLLENSRISSTEFFIHYLKPENSDNLQAEIAYVEKISRIIAQSPSITAQNSYINMVADLLPDFDYYQVEQSVNSERLQNRSALQSEAAKQRVTVVELPISKNISAIMKAESQLMQRLLTHDYLLNEFRNREEFTFDTQELQTLYDLLMQQGEVTSYDLAQLDDRTRQMYYQVLEENLPEDVAPNEIEEIIQKRNRLLQERDLQKQSKLIRESSNLGDVDAALAALENLIAQKRKME; via the coding sequence ATGGGAATAGTGCGTGGAGGTGATCTTTTGGCAATTGACAAAGAGTTAATTACCGAGATAAAAAATAGCGTTAATATTGTTGATGTTATTGGCGAAGTGGTCAATCTTACACGTGCAGGACGCAACTATATAGGATTATGTCCATTTCATAAGGAAAAAACGCCATCTTTTAATGTTATTGAAGACAAGCAGTTTTTTCATTGTTTTGGTTGCGGAAAATCTGGGGATGTTTACAAGTTTTTAGAGGAATATCATCAGATTAGTTTTTTAGAGAGTGTTCATCGTGTCGCTGAACGTGCTGGAATTCCTTTGCAGGTTGAAACACAGCAAGCACAAGCAAAACCGCAAAATCCTAACCAAGTTCTTATTGATATTCATAAGGATGCGGCTAAGTTTTACAATGCTGTTTTAAAAACAACCAAAGAAGGTCAAGAAGCGAAAGCTTATCTAGCGCAACGTGGTTTGACGGATGAATTGATTGATTATTTCAATATTGGATTGTCGCCAAATGAGCCTGATTTTCTTTATCAATCTCTTGCAAAACGTTATGAAGAGAATGCTTTGATGGCTTCAGGTCTTTTTAATTTGTCTGAACGTACCAATCGAGTTTATGATGCGTTTCAAAATCGTATCATGTTTCCTTTGACGGATGATAATGGTCAGGTGGTTGCTTTTTCTGGGCGTATTTGGACGAAAGAGGATTTAGATAGTCAGCAAGCTAAGTATAAGAACACAAGGTCGACAGCTTTATTTAATAAGTCTTATGAATTGTATCATCTTGATAAAGCTCGTCCGGTTATGTCTAAAAAACATGAAGTTTACTTGATGGAAGGTTTCATGGACGTTATTGCGGCTTATCGCGCTGGTATTGAAAATGCTGTTGCCTCGATGGGTACGGCATTAACACCTGAGCACGTCAGACATTTAAAACGATATGCTAAAAAAGTTATTTTAACATATGATGGTGATAATGCTGGGCAGAATGCGATTGCTAAGTCTTTAGAGCTTTTAAAAGATTTTAATGTTGAAATTGTGCGAGTTCCTGAACAGATGGACCCAGATGAGTTCATTCAAAAGAATTCACCTCAAGCCCTAGCTAACTTGCTTGAAAATAGTCGCATTAGCAGTACTGAATTCTTTATTCATTACTTAAAACCGGAAAATAGTGATAATCTCCAGGCTGAGATTGCTTATGTGGAAAAAATTTCTAGGATTATTGCACAATCGCCGTCAATTACAGCACAAAATTCGTATATTAATATGGTGGCTGATTTATTGCCTGACTTTGATTATTATCAAGTTGAACAGTCGGTAAACAGCGAGCGACTTCAAAATCGTTCAGCTCTTCAGTCGGAAGCTGCTAAGCAAAGAGTGACGGTCGTTGAATTGCCAATATCAAAGAATATCTCTGCGATTATGAAAGCAGAGAGTCAATTGATGCAACGGTTGTTGACGCATGATTATCTTCTTAATGAATTTAGAAATCGGGAAGAATTTACCTTTGATACCCAAGAATTGCAGACACTTTATGATTTGTTGATGCAACAAGGTGAGGTGACTTCCTATGATTTAGCGCAGCTAGATGACCGAACGCGGCAGATGTATTATCAAGTGTTAGAAGAAAATCTACCAGAAGATGTTGCCCCTAATGAAATTGAGGAAATTATTCAAAAACGCAATCGCCTGCTCCAAGAAAGAGATTTGCAAAAGCAAAGTAAGTTAATTCGTGAATCTAGCAATCTTGGGGATGTTGATGCAGCACTTGCGGCTTTGGAAAATCTCATTGCTCAAAAAAGAAAAATGGAATAG
- a CDS encoding ABC transporter permease: protein MKFFSKENKILLKEMVKTDFKLRYQGSLIGHLWSILKPLMLFTIMYLVFIRFLRLDDGTPHYAIGVLLGMVTWSFFQEATNMGMVSIVTRGDLLRKLNFSKEIIVISSVVGAAINYGINLLVVFVFALVNGVHLSWNFLVIIPLFIELAMISAGVAFILAALFVKYRDLGPIWEVVMQAGMYATPVIYSLTFIIQKNQFTVAKLMMLNPLAQIIQDMRHYIVYSGSMRGWELYNNHIWGAIPYILPVLILIVGYSIFHKHAKKFAEIL, encoded by the coding sequence ATGAAGTTCTTTAGTAAAGAAAATAAAATCTTATTAAAAGAAATGGTAAAAACGGACTTTAAGCTTCGTTACCAAGGAAGTTTAATTGGGCATTTGTGGTCAATTTTAAAACCATTAATGCTTTTCACAATTATGTATTTGGTGTTTATTCGTTTTTTGAGATTAGATGATGGAACACCTCATTATGCAATTGGTGTGCTTTTAGGTATGGTAACATGGTCATTTTTCCAAGAAGCTACCAATATGGGGATGGTTTCAATTGTAACTCGTGGTGACTTATTACGTAAATTGAATTTTTCTAAGGAAATCATTGTTATCTCTTCAGTAGTTGGTGCAGCTATTAACTATGGTATTAACCTTTTAGTTGTATTTGTTTTTGCACTAGTTAATGGTGTTCACTTAAGTTGGAACTTTTTAGTCATTATTCCATTGTTTATTGAATTAGCCATGATATCAGCGGGAGTTGCTTTTATTCTTGCAGCTTTATTTGTCAAATATCGTGACTTGGGACCTATTTGGGAAGTTGTAATGCAAGCTGGAATGTATGCTACACCTGTTATCTATTCATTGACTTTTATTATTCAAAAAAATCAGTTTACCGTAGCAAAATTAATGATGCTAAACCCACTTGCACAAATCATTCAAGATATGCGTCATTACATTGTTTATTCAGGTAGCATGCGTGGTTGGGAGTTATATAACAATCATATTTGGGGAGCTATTCCTTACATCCTTCCAGTTTTAATTCTTATTGTTGGATATTCAATTTTCCATAAACATGCTAAGAAATTTGCGGAGATTTTATAA
- a CDS encoding glycosyltransferase family 2 protein — MSETLVSVLVTCYNHEKYIEQCLRSIFNQTHKNIELIVLNDGSTDNSGQVIKETLKDSPYNKTHYFVHDNSGVVRTRNKGLQLINGDFFLFVDSDDYLEENYVSELLHSLENNDADIAYCNLVNPENGAVVVQARDFDLNTFLVGNYISSTSLVRTSVLGDVKYDDSIKQLEDYDFFLNLVLVRNAKPIANHSTFLNYRVFDVSRSARGDLLKFYEAYIYILNKYQTIASDEIERAIGIHFDKNINLAFENQYVKIYYITDGENFSEDKVLKFKFEENGCVLFNLPEEVTTVRIDLSELPSFYKRVALINQESDTEILPSYSNGDIIGNYVMFKGYDPQLIYDVSTSTQKTFKLIYEMFNVDDINRDDYIAKTLSQDLLHLQKQVKELESYRINYKQVNDERNYYKQELEKMIVAYNSVTHSRRWTIPTTIINFFRRKK, encoded by the coding sequence ATGAGTGAGACTTTAGTATCAGTTTTAGTAACTTGTTATAACCACGAAAAATACATTGAACAGTGTTTAAGGAGTATATTTAACCAAACTCATAAGAATATTGAATTAATTGTATTAAATGATGGGTCAACAGATAATTCAGGTCAGGTTATTAAGGAAACTCTTAAAGATTCTCCCTATAACAAAACTCATTATTTCGTTCATGACAATTCAGGAGTGGTAAGAACCAGAAATAAGGGCTTACAATTAATAAATGGTGATTTTTTTCTTTTTGTAGATAGTGATGATTATCTTGAAGAAAATTATGTTTCAGAATTATTGCACAGTCTTGAAAACAATGATGCTGATATTGCATATTGTAATTTAGTAAATCCTGAAAATGGTGCTGTGGTAGTACAAGCTAGAGATTTTGATTTAAATACATTCTTAGTTGGTAATTATATTTCGTCGACTTCATTAGTTAGAACATCTGTTTTAGGTGATGTAAAATATGACGATAGCATAAAACAACTTGAGGATTATGATTTCTTTTTAAATCTTGTTTTAGTAAGAAATGCAAAACCTATTGCTAATCATAGTACGTTTTTAAATTATCGAGTTTTTGATGTTTCACGCTCAGCAAGAGGTGACCTTCTAAAATTTTATGAAGCATATATTTATATATTGAATAAGTATCAGACAATTGCTAGTGATGAAATAGAACGTGCAATTGGTATTCATTTTGATAAAAATATTAATTTAGCTTTTGAAAACCAATATGTAAAAATCTATTATATTACTGATGGTGAAAATTTTAGTGAAGATAAAGTTCTTAAATTTAAGTTTGAAGAGAATGGATGCGTGCTGTTCAATCTTCCAGAAGAAGTAACTACAGTTAGAATTGATTTGTCTGAGTTACCTAGTTTTTATAAGCGAGTTGCTTTGATTAATCAGGAATCTGATACAGAAATTTTACCAAGTTACTCAAATGGCGATATCATTGGGAATTATGTGATGTTTAAAGGTTATGATCCTCAATTGATTTATGATGTTTCTACATCCACTCAAAAAACTTTTAAACTAATTTATGAAATGTTTAATGTAGATGATATTAACCGGGATGATTACATTGCTAAAACTCTTTCTCAAGATTTATTACATTTACAAAAGCAAGTTAAAGAATTAGAATCATATAGAATTAATTACAAACAAGTGAATGATGAAAGAAACTATTATAAACAGGAACTAGAGAAAATGATTGTTGCTTATAATTCAGTTACACATTCACGACGTTGGACAATTCCTACTACTATTATTAATTTTTTTAGGAGAAAAAAATGA
- a CDS encoding glycosyltransferase family 2 protein yields the protein MKINILMSTYNGEQFLAEQIESIQKQTVKDWTLYIRDDGSSDTTPEIIKQYTQFDSRIVFINADNRENFGVIKNFYTLLKHSKADYYFFSDQDDIWLEDKLAVTLAEAEKYDSQKPLLVYTDLKIVDRDLNVLHESMIKTQSDHANTELVQELTENTVTGGTAMINHALAELWTSTEDLLMHDWYLALLASALGNLAYVNYPTELYRQHDANVLGARTWTKRMKNWIKPHKLVEKYWWLINASQTQARFLLDLALTPEKRDLVENFTTIMDKPLIQRIKTLNQYGLRKNRTFHTLVFRTLIITKFGYRRNK from the coding sequence ATGAAGATTAATATTCTCATGTCTACCTACAATGGTGAACAATTTTTGGCTGAACAGATTGAAAGTATCCAGAAACAAACAGTCAAGGATTGGACTTTGTATATTCGTGATGATGGCTCTAGTGATACGACACCCGAAATTATTAAGCAATATACGCAGTTTGATTCACGTATTGTTTTTATTAATGCTGACAACCGTGAAAATTTTGGTGTTATTAAAAACTTTTATACCCTTTTAAAACATAGCAAAGCCGATTACTATTTCTTTTCTGATCAAGATGATATTTGGTTAGAAGATAAATTGGCAGTTACTTTAGCAGAAGCAGAAAAGTATGATAGTCAGAAACCTTTATTGGTTTATACAGATTTGAAAATTGTTGACCGAGATTTAAATGTTTTACATGAAAGTATGATTAAAACACAGTCTGATCATGCCAATACTGAGTTGGTTCAAGAATTGACTGAAAACACAGTAACTGGCGGTACAGCAATGATAAATCATGCATTGGCTGAATTGTGGACATCAACAGAAGATTTGTTGATGCATGATTGGTATCTTGCTTTGCTTGCTAGCGCTTTAGGTAATCTTGCTTATGTTAATTACCCAACGGAATTGTATCGTCAACATGATGCTAATGTATTAGGGGCGCGTACATGGACTAAACGCATGAAAAATTGGATTAAGCCTCATAAATTAGTCGAAAAATATTGGTGGTTGATTAATGCTAGTCAAACTCAAGCACGTTTTTTATTAGATTTAGCATTGACCCCTGAAAAAAGAGACTTGGTTGAAAATTTCACAACTATTATGGACAAGCCACTGATTCAGCGAATTAAAACCTTGAATCAGTATGGCCTACGCAAAAATCGTACCTTCCATACGCTTGTGTTTAGAACATTAATTATTACCAAATTTGGTTATAGGAGAAATAAATGA
- the rpsU gene encoding 30S ribosomal protein S21, whose product MSKTVVRKNESLDDALRRFKRSVTKAGTLQESRKREFYEKPSVKRKRKSEAARKRKKF is encoded by the coding sequence ATGTCAAAAACAGTAGTACGTAAAAACGAATCACTTGACGATGCACTTCGTCGTTTCAAACGTTCTGTGACTAAAGCTGGGACTCTTCAAGAATCACGTAAACGTGAATTCTACGAAAAACCATCTGTAAAACGTAAACGCAAATCAGAAGCAGCTCGCAAACGTAAAAAATTCTAA
- the mscL gene encoding large conductance mechanosensitive channel protein MscL produces MIKELKEFLFKANVLDLAVAVVMGAAFNAIVTSLVNDVITPLFLNPALKAAGVAKIADLSWNGVAYGSFLSAVINFLIVGTTLFFIVKAANAAAALTKKEETEKANEDAAPTQEELLTEIRDLLKEK; encoded by the coding sequence ATGATTAAAGAACTCAAAGAATTTTTGTTCAAAGCAAACGTTCTTGATCTCGCTGTCGCTGTTGTTATGGGGGCTGCTTTCAACGCTATCGTAACATCACTTGTTAATGATGTCATTACACCACTTTTCTTAAACCCAGCTCTAAAAGCTGCTGGTGTTGCCAAAATAGCTGACCTTTCTTGGAATGGTGTCGCTTATGGTAGTTTTCTAAGTGCTGTTATCAACTTCCTTATTGTTGGTACAACACTATTCTTCATCGTCAAAGCTGCTAACGCCGCTGCTGCTCTTACTAAGAAAGAAGAAACTGAAAAAGCAAACGAAGATGCCGCTCCAACTCAAGAAGAACTTCTTACAGAAATTCGCGATTTGTTGAAAGAAAAATAA
- a CDS encoding metal-sulfur cluster assembly factor — protein MSEQKYTEEDVAKIKDCILEALETVIDPELGIDIVNLGLVYEIRFEQNGHTEIDMTLTTMGCPLADLLTDQIHDAMREIPEVTNTEVKLVWYPAWSVDKMSRYARIALGIR, from the coding sequence ATGTCTGAACAAAAATATACAGAAGAAGATGTCGCAAAGATTAAAGATTGTATCCTTGAAGCTTTGGAAACAGTTATTGACCCTGAATTAGGGATTGATATTGTTAATCTAGGGCTTGTCTATGAGATTCGATTCGAGCAAAATGGACACACTGAAATTGATATGACCTTAACAACAATGGGGTGCCCACTAGCGGATCTTCTTACCGATCAAATTCACGATGCAATGCGTGAGATTCCTGAGGTAACTAATACTGAAGTCAAATTGGTATGGTACCCAGCTTGGTCAGTTGATAAAATGAGTCGTTATGCCCGCATTGCTTTGGGAATTAGATAA
- the cps2T gene encoding beta 1-4 rhamnosyltransferase Cps2T translates to MQHVFIIGSRGLPAKYGGFETFVEELVKNKQSSDIVYHVACLSDDKHHTHFKYEGADCFTIKAPKIGPARVIAYDMMAITYGLQMVKRSGIEHPIFYILGNTIGAFIAPFVWRIHALGGKVYVNPDGLEWKRSKWSKPVQAYLKYAEKLMAKTVDLVISDNIGIENYIKESYPDAKTRFIAYGTDLKKSTLTADDYKVRKCFDNWKTKENGYYLIVGRFVPENNYETAIREFMKSNTRRDLIIISNHKNSAYFDKLKHLTNFERDHRVKFVGTVYDRDLLNYIRENAFAYIHGHEVGGTNPGLLEALGHTKLNLVLDVPFNKSVAGASAFYWNKTSGNLSCLINDADGHYDFTEYGNRARAIVKQNYTWEKIVGEYEGLFLNED, encoded by the coding sequence ATGCAACATGTATTCATCATCGGAAGTCGAGGTTTGCCTGCAAAGTATGGTGGCTTTGAGACTTTTGTTGAGGAGTTGGTAAAAAATAAGCAGAGCTCAGATATTGTTTATCACGTCGCTTGTTTAAGTGATGATAAACATCATACGCATTTTAAATATGAGGGCGCAGATTGTTTTACCATCAAGGCACCTAAAATTGGTCCAGCACGAGTGATTGCTTATGATATGATGGCAATTACTTATGGACTTCAAATGGTAAAAAGATCTGGTATTGAACACCCTATTTTTTATATTTTGGGTAACACAATTGGGGCATTTATTGCACCTTTTGTTTGGAGAATTCACGCTCTTGGTGGGAAAGTTTATGTCAATCCAGATGGTCTTGAGTGGAAACGCTCAAAATGGTCAAAACCGGTTCAAGCTTATTTAAAATATGCTGAAAAATTGATGGCTAAAACAGTTGATTTGGTTATTTCAGATAATATTGGTATTGAAAACTATATAAAAGAATCTTATCCAGATGCTAAGACACGTTTTATTGCTTATGGAACGGATTTGAAAAAATCAACTCTAACAGCTGATGATTATAAGGTTAGAAAATGTTTTGATAATTGGAAAACTAAGGAAAATGGCTATTATCTGATCGTTGGCCGATTTGTGCCAGAAAACAATTATGAAACAGCAATTCGTGAGTTTATGAAATCAAATACAAGACGTGATTTGATTATTATTTCTAACCACAAAAATAGTGCTTATTTTGATAAATTGAAACATTTGACAAACTTTGAACGTGATCACAGGGTTAAGTTTGTTGGTACGGTGTATGATCGTGATTTGCTGAACTACATTCGTGAGAACGCTTTTGCTTATATCCACGGTCATGAAGTTGGTGGAACAAATCCTGGTTTGTTAGAAGCTCTAGGACATACCAAGTTAAATCTTGTGCTTGATGTGCCTTTCAATAAGTCAGTTGCAGGAGCAAGTGCTTTTTATTGGAATAAAACATCAGGTAATCTCTCATGTTTGATTAATGACGCCGATGGTCATTATGATTTTACGGAATATGGTAATCGTGCGCGTGCCATTGTTAAACAAAATTACACATGGGAAAAAATCGTTGGAGAGTACGAGGGACTATTTTTAAATGAAGATTAA
- the rpoD gene encoding RNA polymerase sigma factor RpoD, producing MAKEKEITTFNVQVAEFIRNHKKNGTAVDDEVTEKLVIPFSLDADQIDDLLERLTDGGISITDKEGNPSTKYVVEEPKPEELTDEELLGSNSAKVNDPVRMYLKEIGVVPLLSSEEEKELAVAVAAGDLQAKQRLAEANLRLVVSIAKRYVGRGMQFLDLIQEGNMGLMKAVDKFDYSKGFKFSTYATWWIRQAITRAIADQARTIRIPVHMVETINKLVREQRNLLQELGQDPTPEQIAERMDMTPDKVREILKIAQEPVSLETPIGEEDDSHLGDFIEDEVIENPVDYTTRVVLREQLDEVLDTLTDREENVLRLRFGLDDGKMRTLEDVGKVFNVTRERIRQIEAKALRKLRHPSRSKQLRDFIED from the coding sequence ATGGCAAAAGAAAAAGAAATTACTACTTTTAATGTTCAAGTTGCAGAATTTATTCGTAATCATAAAAAGAACGGAACAGCTGTCGATGACGAAGTGACAGAAAAATTGGTTATTCCATTTTCACTCGATGCTGATCAAATTGATGATCTTTTGGAACGTTTGACAGACGGTGGTATTTCAATTACTGATAAAGAAGGTAACCCATCAACAAAATATGTGGTTGAAGAACCAAAACCTGAAGAACTAACTGACGAAGAATTGCTTGGTAGCAACTCTGCTAAAGTTAATGACCCAGTTCGTATGTACCTTAAAGAAATTGGGGTTGTGCCTTTGTTGTCAAGCGAAGAAGAAAAAGAATTGGCAGTTGCAGTCGCAGCGGGCGATCTTCAAGCAAAACAACGTTTGGCAGAAGCTAACTTGCGTTTGGTTGTATCTATTGCAAAACGCTATGTTGGACGTGGTATGCAATTCCTTGATCTTATCCAAGAAGGTAACATGGGATTGATGAAAGCCGTTGATAAATTTGATTACTCAAAAGGGTTCAAATTCTCAACTTATGCAACATGGTGGATTCGTCAAGCTATTACACGTGCGATTGCTGACCAAGCTCGTACAATCCGTATCCCTGTTCACATGGTTGAAACAATCAACAAACTTGTTCGTGAACAACGTAACCTTCTTCAAGAACTTGGACAAGATCCAACGCCAGAACAAATTGCTGAACGTATGGATATGACGCCTGATAAAGTTCGTGAAATCTTGAAAATTGCTCAAGAACCTGTCTCTCTAGAAACACCTATCGGTGAAGAAGATGATAGCCATCTTGGAGATTTCATTGAAGATGAAGTTATTGAAAATCCAGTAGACTACACAACTCGTGTTGTTCTTCGTGAACAACTTGATGAAGTCTTAGACACATTGACTGACCGTGAAGAGAACGTCTTGCGCTTGCGTTTTGGTCTCGATGATGGTAAAATGCGTACATTGGAAGATGTTGGTAAAGTCTTCAATGTGACGCGTGAACGTATTCGTCAGATTGAAGCTAAAGCACTTCGCAAACTTCGCCATCCGAGCCGTAGCAAACAGCTCCGTGATTTTATCGAAGATTAA